The following is a genomic window from Saprospiraceae bacterium.
GCTATTTTAGCCCCATCATTCATTTGGTATGCCCTACCTGTTTTGTCTGATTTGATGTACTTCACATATCTTTTTTGAGCCAAAAAACCCATATCATCTCTGCTGACCTCACTATCAGAGATGATAACTTCAAAATCCGATTCATTCAGATTGTCGAATATCTCAATAAGTGATTTAATGTTATCAGCTTCATTGAGTGCGGGGATAATAATGGATACAAAAGACAATGGCTATTCAAATTTTGGCAAATTTATCAAAAATCCAACTGAGAATATGCTTAAAGGATCAAGTAGTACGTATTACAAATTGCACTTGTTCAGTGTTCTATTTAATAAACAGTAAAAGCTTGGTTGAATTGGGCGGGTCGTCCTTCAGGGAATGAGGTGTTTATTGGGAAGGTAATTTGTCTTTTCATATCCCTTCCCAGAAGGGGAATGCATCGCTTTTATTATGACAATTGGGCGGTAGCGAGGAAAATATGAATTTTTGCAGTTTTGTCTTGCCCTCAATTAAATGCGAACACAAAAAAAGTTTAAATTTTTTTAAATCACTAATTTTGTGTTATGGAAAACAAGAAAAAAGAAAGAATGAGTACCAATAAAAAGACTGAATTGGTACTGCAATTATTGCGAGGTGAGTCACTGGATGAACTTTGTAGAATCCATCATGTATCTGCCAGTCAATTGAGTGAGTGGCGTGATATCTTTGTCAGCAAAGGTAAAGAAGGTTTCCGTAAGAGCTCGGACGATCATCGTCTGCGTGAAGCCCAAGCGATCATTGGTCGCCAAGCCATAGAGCTTGACCTGTATAAAAAAAGATGGTATTGATTCGTCAGATAAAAGAAAAATAGTTTCCATGCTAATCAATACAGAACCAAAACCAAATATTAGATTGGCTCTTAAGGTCAGTGACCTAAGCGTAGGAG
Proteins encoded in this region:
- a CDS encoding helix-turn-helix domain-containing protein, whose translation is MENKKKERMSTNKKTELVLQLLRGESLDELCRIHHVSASQLSEWRDIFVSKGKEGFRKSSDDHRLREAQAIIGRQAIELDLYKKRWY